Within Hydractinia symbiolongicarpus strain clone_291-10 chromosome 11, HSymV2.1, whole genome shotgun sequence, the genomic segment AGTATAATATTGGACATAAGTACGGTAAACTTTACAAAGTTAACGCGATAAAGCCACGAAACGAGGAAACGTGCTGTATCGGGAAAACAATCAAACAGGATTCTATCGAGCTGTGGCACCAACGATACGGTCATCTGGGATACGACAACCTCAAACTCTTAAACGATAAAGAGATGGTAAATGGCCTGAATATCGATACCAAGGGAGCCGTCGATCGAATCTGCGAAGGATATGCAATGGGGAAACAGCATCGCAAATTATTCCCAAAGAAATCGCAAAGCACCACAACCAGATTGCTCGAGCTGATTCGCAGTGACGTGTGTGGACCGATGGATGTACCTTCAGTGGGAGGTTCCAGGTACTTTGTGACTTTTATAGACGATTTCTCAAGATACACTACTGTCTACATGATGAAGCAAAAGTCTGAAGTGGTTGAAAAGTTTGGGCAGTTTGTAAACCTTGTTGAAAATCGCACTGGATTGAAAGTCGAACGAATACACGTGGAGAACGAAACTATAAAACGCCTTTGCTCAGATGATGGTGGTGAATACTTCTCAAGGACTTTGACGAATTCTGCAACAATCGAGGAATTCAACGTGAACCGACCATTCCATACTCTCCACAACAAAACGGAGTTGCTGAACGCATGAACCGCACCCTACTGGAAACTGCACGATCAATGCTGCATCACGCAAAGAAACCCCTAACCTATGGGCTGAAGCTGTATCTACTGCATCCTACACACGGAACCGAAGTCCTACTGCTGCACTGAAGGGAGCAACGCCCTATGAACTTTGGCACGGTAAAAAGCCTGAAATTAGTGGTCTGAAAGTGTTTGGCTGCAAAACGTACGTGCATATTTCTGAATCAAAACGTAATGGAAAACTCCAGAAAAAATCGTTTCCATGCGTTTTTGCTGGATACCCTGCGAACGAAAACGGGTACAAACTGTACAATCCTGAAACTAGACAGATGCTTCGAAGTCGTGATGTCATCTTCGTAGAGAACGCTTTTGACATCGAAAAATCGGACAACGTAACTCACGAATTTTTCACTGGAACATTCAGAGAAGCTGAGGCAGAAGCTGAAACGGAGCAACCAGGAAACAACATCGGTGAACCGCAAGTCGCTGTCGAAGAAGATGCCAGACCACAACGAGCAAGGAGACCACCTGACAGACTGAACGTTCTGACAGGTAATTGGTGGAACCTGATGGAGGCGGCATCGGTCGCAGCTATGGACACTGAGGAGCCAACGACCATTGAAGAAGCTTTGAGCGGTGTGAACTCAAAGCTATGGTCTGAAGCACTTCGTAATGAATTTAATTCGCTGAAACAGAACCAAACCTGGGACTTGGTTGACTTACCCGCCGGTAAGAACATTGTTGGAAGTAAATGGGTCTTTAAGCACAAACGTGATGCTAAAGGCGAGATCACCCGGTGTAAAGCTCGTCTTGTTGCACAGGGATACTCTCAAAAACCCGGTGTCGACTATGACGAAGTTTTCTCACCTGTCGCAAAGTATAGTTCTATTCGTACTGTACTAGCCATTGCCAATCAACTTGATTTAAACCTCCACCAAATGGATGTTAAAACAGCATTCCTAAATGGAGATCTCGAGGAAGAGATTTTCGTTAAGCAACCGGAAGGCTTCATCGACAAGAAACATCCGAACAAGGTTTGTCGATTGCGAAAGAGTCTCTATGGCTTGAAACAGTCTGCACGGTGCTGGAACAAAACCATCAACGAATACCTCAAGGAATCAGGATACATACAAAACGATGCTGACCCTTGCATCTATCTCAAACGATTCATCAAGGACGGACAGGAAGTTATCCTCCTTATTGCTGTATACGTCGACGACCTGCTGATTGCATCAAACAACGACAAAGAACTCCTCTCCGAAGAGAAACAGATAGGTGAACGTTTCGAAATGGGTGACGAAGGGGAAGTTCACTACATTCTTGGGATGGCCGTCAAACGAAACCGTAAGGATGGGGTACTTACAATCGACCAACACGCGTTCTTATCATCTGTGCTGAAACGATTTGGAATGGAAGATTGCAAGCAAGTAGCTACTTCACTCTAACCCAACACAAAGTTCAAAAAGCTGAGTGATGACGAAGAACCAGTCAATCTGAAAGAGTACCAATCTGTCATTGGATGGCTGACGTACGCATCGATTGGGACCAGACCAGACTTGTCCGCTGCAGTTGGAGTGCTTAGTCAACACATGCAAATGCTACTACGATTTTTGAAGACAACCAAGGTGCAATCGCTTTTGCGAAAAACCCCGCATATCACTAACGAACAAAACACATTGACATCAAGTACCATTACATACGCGACGCTGTCTCGACCAAGGAGATTAAGCTGAAATACTGTACAACACAGGAAATGATTGCCGATTTACTGACAAAGGGACTCCCTCGACCACAGTTCGAGAAGCTTCGCTTAGAACTTGGAGTGACCAAGATACATTGAATTTGAATTGACGAAATGACTATCGTGACGGAGTGACCGTCAAGTGGGAGTGTTGAAATATGTGACGCTCACTTGCTATCTTTTATTTAGTTGTGAACCGGTGGttctattattttatgttaGAACTGTCACGTGCATTATATTacgcacattttttttattctctacgTTTTTCTGTGATCAGCTTGTTTTATGAGAGAAAAAGTACTCTACGAGTGAGAAACTCTGTGTGTCTGTTTTTATCAAGCAAGCTTTAGTGGTTGTATTGGAGTAAACTTGAAGCTTGAAGGTACATTTACAAAATATACGCTTATAATCGTTACAGCCTGAAATGTTCCTTATTATAACATGTACCGGtaaaagtagtttttattttgttattcatttcaaagattcataaaaacatttgcgattgattctgctaaaatttctttttgtcaAATGTATTTCTCTCGGGATTAGAGAGAAAATTGGTGTTTTAGTCTTGCcgatgttcttattttgttttcttttcccAATCCTCATTGTTTGTATTGCTAAACGAGTTCGCCAACTAAATATATCTGAGCATgcaaagttttgtttgttttgattttgctttgAAAAATTCGCTTCCCCGAAAAgtagaaatattttataaaatatcttttaacCGATAAGAAAACTGTTTATTTAGAATTCAAAATAACTATCCGGTTTTTATTACCAGAAAAGTGCTTACATTCAGAATGTTAAATTggtcacatgtttttttttgtttcccgTGAAAATCAAATAGATATTTCGCTGGTAATTAGCCGCCGAATTCGCTATTCCCAATTCGCTTCGTAAAAATCCCTCTTTTGCAGGTAAATGTAGGTCTCAAAAGGACGTTCTCACTTTGCATACACTTGTGGAGCAGTTTATCTTTGCTTTTTTAACTATGCCCAGCAAAGTACGATATAGCCATAAATAATGCGTGgtttgaatttaaattttagggatttgctctgacatttgtttgcgtctaaACTTTCGTTTGAGAAAAACTGAATTAGATGTCCGAGAAAAAAGCTTATCTAACTAGGCTAAACTACACCAGAAATTATGCAGAAAATATGTAttacttttaaattataaataatcTATGCTAAAcaaatgatttgaaaaaattGAGCAACCACGAGATAGTAATAAAATTAATGGCAATATTTGAACAAAATTTTTCTATTGACAAAGCTTGAAAACTTTCTTAATACCAAGTGAGAAGTTTTGTATCACTTTTATTGACACAACAGCAACATCAGCGCACTACATTTTAGCGGAAGTACTTTTGCCTTTGATGTTTTGTTACTCCAAAGCCTCCTTTTACGATATATATTACCAATGTGCAGAGTAGCTTTATTTTTACTTGATAACACTTAGTTTCTCTTAATTAATGTCATATGACCGAGAAACAAAACATTGTCGAAATTTTacaaaaggaaaacaaaaacgTCTAATAACCTCTTACGTTTTTAGCAAAGATCTGTTTTAAAAGCAACACCAgatggaaaaaaaattcttaaaaggtTCTAGGACTAAATTCGTTTCAGACAATAGTGTCATTAAATTGACTTTGCGTGTCCCATGGTATAAGTACAGTAATGAATTAAATGTTTAACAAATAATTAGAATAATTTGTTTGTTGTAATATGGGTAACGAAGAAAGGAAATATTTAACTATTCCGCATTCTTTTTGTAACAGGTAAATAACAACatgaacaacaaaattttttaataaatgttaatttttttaaatcacacaaTTAGTCAACACTTATTTCTGTCTATTTTGTCACGCTAATTTTTTTATGCCTATTTTGTGACAAAGAGTGTTGTGGTGATTTTCTAGCTTAAAATTATGCTGATAAAACGATAACTATTTCTCTTACCTTCAAATTGGAAACCCATGACGTTTGGACGTCTAAAAAAATTGAGCACATGTTAATATTCCTGAAGCCTGACATACTTTTTAACACATggctataaaatgtttttaatagaaGTTGAATATAATCTTACTCGTGACGATAAGACACAATGCTGTCATCAGATACACCAAGATGATTTTTAGCAACAACACAAAACTTGCACGTTTCACCAATTTCCATGTCATCAACGATGTATTGATTGCAAGAAATGTCAGTTGCTAAGTTATTCCAGGTTAAACTTTTACTTTCTTGTCTACTAACGGTGTATTTATTAGCGTGCTGTTGCCATCTCAATATACATGATGTACTTGACAAATATGAGCAAATTATATTGCTCACTTTTCCAGGAGGATAAAGgctaaaattattaatattgcatttatatcatattttttaacaaaactaatgacttttacttaataaaataaattaaaagatgatcaaaattttgtctaataatttttttttattttcatgcttAGCAGCAggttaacatttttaacatcaaaaaactcttacaatgtttttattaagtACAGAATAGGCCCTGACACATATGTCGTGATTTTTTTTCCTCTCTAGAACAAATTTCACAAAAGAAAGGAGAGAGGATTGTGAAATGATCACACGTTAGTGATCTCGTgagagttttttattttaatataacacAACCATTACCATCCAATTCTTTAATATGAAtcactaaatttaaaattttttaagaactaTTCAGAAGAGAATTTGTTctctattgtttaaaaattttacttactTTTTCCTAACGATCTCGTGCGCATTTAGGCGTTCAGCCGTTGCATAAAAACCAACATGTTCCAAATCTTTTATCATTTCTTTGAATTTCCAATATTGTGGTTTTatgttaaaaactattttattgtTACTTTCCATGGACTTTGTGAACGGTATTTCTGTATCTTCATCGTTTGAGACTTCTACATTGTATTCAACCAAATGTTCAGCTAACAGTTTACTGATGATATGACCAGTTGATGATTTTACTGTATCTGATTGGTAAACGTTGGACGTTGAAACAAGGACCAGATTTTGTGTTGCTCTGGACATTGCTTCTAACGTCAAATGTTTTAACTTGCAATCATTGCTTTCAATTATACAGATGCATTCGGCTGCTTCAACTCCACGACTTCCCTCAATAGTAGTGAGCAGGTTATAAGTTTGACTCTGTAAGGGATTTTTAACTGTGATATCATCACAATTTAAGACTTTCCAGTCAGTGTACTTGTCGTAGCgaagaaaatcaatttttaacaGTTTCAGTAATCTGTAAAAAATATCCTTTTGAGGGAATTTGTTATATATGAACAAACGGTTAGTGGCATGATGTAAACATACATCTTGTAAAACAAGTGCTAACATTGGTATAAACTCTTTGTCTGTTGTTGGAGTTTTTGCCGGATGTATCAATAACGGTTTTGTTCCTTCGATATTATGACCGATTGAATACgctgtattaaattttaatgaagtGTCAATTCTAACATTACCCGAAAGATCCTCATCTGGTATGGAAGCTGCAACGACATCAATATCAACCGGTGTTTCAAAACTTTCTTCTTCTCCTTTTATTATCGGCGTGACATTGCTACTGGTAGTTTGTCCTTGTTGTtgcggtggtggtggtggttgcTGCTGCcgctgctgctgttgttgttgttgtcgccgTTGTGGCTCTCGCTGCTGTTGTGGTTGTTTGGTGGACATTCCTTCTTTTGATTGCTGATCGGGAAGCTTCATTGTTACCTTGTCTTgttctacttcattttcaaaagCCTTTAAAAACTGAAAGATTATCCGGGTTGTTCTCATTGCTCTGTTCAATTTTAAAACTGTCATTCCTGTTTCTTCATACTTGTACTTGTCATGTATTGTGACTCTTTGGTGTGAAATTAATGTTCTATGTTTCTCAATGGAATGTgggaaaaaaatgatgaaagaGTTATTTAATTTGTCTTCAGTTTCCAGATAGTGTTTAAGCAAAGATGATTCTTCCTTGTTAAATAACTCTCCATTTAATTCATCAATTATTAGATGCAGGTTTTGGTCAACATGTTTCTTAACCAATGACTCTAATAACTGGTATGGTGTTGGCACTTCATTCATTTTCAAATCCTTAGCTAACTCGACATTATCCTTTACAACAACTTCGACAGCGGCTTTGTAATTAAATCTTTTAGTATGATTGGCAATATCCCGTTTAAGCAATGTGTTGCCGTCCCAAATAACGTAGTATATGACCGATCTATTCTCAGAGCGCTCGTAAGCTATTTCCAAATGTGCTAAAGCTAGCACTGTCTTACCACTGCCTAGAGGAccgattataattttttttaaagagttgTTGTATAAATGACGGAGTTGCTGTGGAGAAAGTATTAACGAGCTTATTTGTTCGTGGACGTTTTTACTGAGTGAAGGAACAGAAAATAGTGCTTTTCTTGTAGCCATAAAACACATGACTTTACCAACTATGTTGATATACCGTTCCTTGTTGTCCTGAACATTATTTTGTACTTGTGagctttgcaaaatatttgaaaagaacTTCGTCATATTTCTATCCTCAGCCAAAGTTTTTTTGGAGAGTAAGTTGCAGTCTACACAAAGGTGGATATTTTCGATATCTTCGAAATGTGGTGCAGCTACAACATTAACCATTGTCAGGTGaccatttttaagatattttttagtgATGATAGATAGCTCCTTCAAGTCTTCTTCGCCCGCTTTGACTTCATCTTGTAGTCTTACTGCGTCGGTTGTTTCTGTGTATCTAATGTTGACGATATAATTTGGCAACACAAGTAGAATTCTTTTGTTATCAGTAATTGTGCTTTCCAAACTCAAAGAAAATTCTTTATCCAGTTTTAGAAATCGAATATGTTCCTTCGTGTTATAATGAGTAAATATTGTAAACAACCGAGGTTGTAATTCGATTATAACATCCTTTATCTTTTGTGCGAATAAGGAATGTGTGACTTTTGGCATTGGGGGTGGAATTTGGAGTGGTTCTTCCATGCATTTACCATTGACGGTGAAATAACGCTGGATGTAATCTCTTTCAAATGCTTCGTACTCCTTAGGTTTCATTGTTTGCAGGCTACCACCACATATAAATTCAATATTTGTTTCTTCTCTTTCTGCTCCTACAATGCATTTTATCTGTTCAGATATTCTTCCACTGTTGTGGGTTCTAACATCAAAATAGCTGGTTGTACACTTATGTGCTCGGACCAGTGCAatatctaattaaaaaaattattttactttgcaACATTTCTACTCAACTAATTTTAATCTAAAGTGCTGTACAAAACAAAGCCCTAGAGACGT encodes:
- the LOC130614732 gene encoding uncharacterized protein LOC130614732 gives rise to the protein MATAVPPTGSSHHALITNNEYQIKLVTLLNECCDHLREILHDHARGNMPRDKKHLYLSLKKYKKHLNHLKRDQLEIVFPQDKETDSELFDITILCDVLINCCHGIQAPIGGWRTRTPQPNDFSVGADIIRIRNERNNVMHGRAMSSAQYNQLWNAIEGILRRLGYDITKIKDLKSGCLNDLDLFKIEVIKAKIEIQYFNQKDNQENIKQNQDDIKANKDNILQNEDGIKQNQDDIKANKDNIQQNKGGIKENKENYNRLAAEVEIVKQTISSSSCDQKSSQLEETIKEQPSYILLKNFRGDFLIQFEDGCSHWSRKSVQVIITENFAIESKELHVDNDYIVEEEEGTLILIIYNHIAKSINGLSVTLVDSESKTHLIPIEDIALVRAHKCTTSYFDVRTHNSGRISEQIKCIVGAEREETNIEFICGGSLQTMKPKEYEAFERDYIQRYFTVNGKCMEEPLQIPPPMPKVTHSLFAQKIKDVIIELQPRLFTIFTHYNTKEHIRFLKLDKEFSLSLESTITDNKRILLVLPNYIVNIRYTETTDAVRLQDEVKAGEEDLKELSIITKKYLKNGHLTMVNVVAAPHFEDIENIHLCVDCNLLSKKTLAEDRNMTKFFSNILQSSQVQNNVQDNKERYINIVGKVMCFMATRKALFSVPSLSKNVHEQISSLILSPQQLRHLYNNSLKKIIIGPLGSGKTVLALAHLEIAYERSENRSVIYYVIWDGNTLLKRDIANHTKRFNYKAAVEVVVKDNVELAKDLKMNEVPTPYQLLESLVKKHVDQNLHLIIDELNGELFNKEESSLLKHYLETEDKLNNSFIIFFPHSIEKHRTLISHQRVTIHDKYKYEETGMTVLKLNRAMRTTRIIFQFLKAFENEVEQDKVTMKLPDQQSKEGMSTKQPQQQREPQRRQQQQQQQRQQQPPPPPQQQGQTTSSNVTPIIKGEEESFETPVDIDVVAASIPDEDLSGNVRIDTSLKFNTAYSIGHNIEGTKPLLIHPAKTPTTDKEFIPMLALVLQDVCLHHATNRLFIYNKFPQKDIFYRLLKLLKIDFLRYDKYTDWKVLNCDDITVKNPLQSQTYNLLTTIEGSRGVEAAECICIIESNDCKLKHLTLEAMSRATQNLVLVSTSNVYQSDTVKSSTGHIISKLLAEHLVEYNVEVSNDEDTEIPFTKSMESNNKIVFNIKPQYWKFKEMIKDLEHVGFYATAERLNAHEIVRKNLYPPGKVSNIICSYLSSTSCILRWQQHANKYTVSRQESKSLTWNNLATDISCNQYIVDDMEIGETCKFCVVAKNHLGVSDDSIVSYRHERPNVMGFQFEDIEDIIRSNYIEKLKKLLSIYPNIVHMRDVVGRTPLLWTVCCTNNTSMVEILISHGGDVWAEDSGKQNSYHLAAFLGRHSILDMLCRHDVTNINRVDVLNYTPLHWAAMYGNISCVDVLLRHKNIDLTIEDKKGNTAYDCVGGWTNEQNREIIRRKIKEYEDRTK